ACAACGAACCCGAGCACCTGGAGGCGGTCAACGCCATGCTGGAAAAGATGGCCCGGCGCTAGGCCGGTTTATACCCGTGCGGCTTAGGGGTATCATCGGCGGCGATATCCCGCCGGCGCCAACGCCGGCATTGACCCACTCAAGGAGCGCACGATGGAAGGGGTAAAGCACATGATTGCCGTTGCCTCGGGCAAGGGCGGTGTAGGCAAGTCCACGGTCACGGCCAACCTGGCGCTGGCGCTTTCCGCCGAAGGCTACCGCGTCGGCGTGCTCGACGCCGACATTTACGGCCCCAGCCAGGCGCAGATGCTCGGCGTCAAGGAAGGCGAGCGGCCGCAGACCGAAGGCGACCAGGCGTTTTATCCGCTGAAGGCTCACGGCCTTCAGGCCATGTCGATCGCCTTTCTGATCGACCACAAGGAGCCCATGGTCTGGCGCGGGCCGATGGTGGTGGGTGCCTTCCAGCAGCTGCTCAACCAGACGCTCTGGGACAACCTTGATTTTCTGCTCATCGACATGCCGCCGGGCACCGGTGACATTCAGCTGACGCTGTCCCAGAAGGTGCCGGTCTCCGGCGCGGTGATTGTCACCACGCCCCAGGACATCGCGCTTTTGGACGCGCGCAAGGGCATCGAGATGTTCCGCAAGGTCAACGTGCCGGTGCTCGGCGTTGTCGAGAACATGAGCCTTTATCACTGCGAGAACTGCGGCCACGAGGCGCCGATATTCGGCGAGGGGGGCGGCGAGCGCATCGCCGAAGAGTACGACACCCAGATGCTGGGGCGCCTGCCGCTGAGCCTGTCGATCCGCGAGTTTGCCGACTCCGGCCGGCCGTCGGTCATTGCCGAGCCGGACAGCAGCGTCAGCCAGACGTTTGCCCGCATTGCCCGTCAGGTCGCCGACTCCATGGATCAGGCGCCGGGCGAAGGTCCGAGCATTTCGTTCAGCGAGTAAGCCCGCCCACACGTTCCGGGCGGGAGAGTCCGGGCCTGTTGAGACCCTTTTATGAGCATAAAATCAGATAGATGGATCCGCCGAATGGCCCAGCGCGAGGGAATGATCGAGCCGTTCGAGGCCGATCAGGTGCGCTACGCAGGCGACCGGCGAGTGATTTCCTACGGCACCTCGAGCTACGGCTACGACGTGCGCTGCGCCGACGAGTTCAAGGTGTTTACCAACATCCATTCCGCGGTGGTGGATCCCAAGGGCTTTGACGAAAAGAGCTTCGTCGACGTCAAGGGCGACGTCTGCGTGATTCCGCCCAACTCCTTTGCCCTGGCAAGCACGGTAGAGTATTTTCGCATTCCGCGCAGCGTGCTGACCATTTGCCTGGGCAAATCGACCTACGCGCGCTGCGGAATCATCGTCAACGTCACCCCGCTGGAGCCGGAGTGGGAAGGGCACGTGACGCTCGAGTTTTCCAACACCACCAACCTGCCGGCCAAGATCTATGCCAACGAGGGCGTGGCGCAGATGCTGTTTCTGGAGTCCGACGAAATCTGCGAAACGTCCTACAAGGACCGCGACGGCAAGTACATGGGCCAGCGCGGCGTGACCCTGCCGCGCACCTGAGGCGGGAGCGCAGCGTGGTGCGGGAGCGGTGCGAGGCCATTCCTTCACGGCCTCAAGCCCGCTCCCGCCCGCCCGGCCGTGCGTCGCGCAGATCAAGGTCGGGTTGATTGCGCCGAGTCGTCGGTTTCGTCCAGCTCCTCGGCGGCGTCTTCGTGGCTCATGCGCATGCCGCGTTCGGGCAGGGCCACGCCGTCCATGGTGGCATGGGTGCCGTCAAAACGCAGCCGGCCTTCCACAAACCAGCTGACGGCAATGGGCAGGATCAGGTGCTCCCGGGCGTGAACCTTGTCCTTGAGCGTGGCCGGGGAGTCCTCCGGCGAGACGTTCAGCGCGGCCTGGAGGGCTACCGGTCCGCCGTCGAGCTCTTCGGTGACGAAGTGCACGCTGCAGCCGTGCTCGGCGACGCCGTCGGCCACCGCTCGGGCGTGGGTATCAAGCCCCTGGTAGGCCGGCAGCAGCGAAGGATGGATATTGAGCATCCGACCGATGAAGCGCTGAACAAAGCGCGGCGTGAGGATGCGCATGAAGCCGGCGAGCACGACAAGGTCGGGCTCGTGGCGCTCGATGACCTTGATCAGCGCGCCGTCGTAGGCCTCGCGGCTGTCGTATTCCCGGTGGGGCAGCGCCACGGCGTCGATGCCCGCCTCCCGGGCGCGCTTGAGCCCGTAGGCGTCGGCCACGTTGGAGACCACGGCGGCAATCTCGCCGCCGCCCAGGCGGTCATGGGACTGCGCGTCGATCAGCGCCTGCAGGTTGCCGCCGTTACCCGAAATCAGCACCACAATGCGCGGCGGCGTCACCGCCTCGGCGGTAAAGTCGTTCAGCGTACCGCTTCCGTCCTCAAACTCGCTCATGCCGATGTGTCCCCTTCGCTCAGGCGGTCCAGAATGACGCCGTCTGCGCCCTCTTCGCGGGCGGTAACCGAGCCGATGCGATAGACCGTTTCGCCGTGCGCCTCGAGATGGGCGCGGGCCTGCTCGGCGTGTTCGTTTGGCACCACCAGCGCCATGCCGATGCCGCAGTTGAGCACTCGGTGCATTTCGTCGTCGTCGACGTTGCCCTGGCGCTGGAGCCAGTCAAACACCGCCGGGCGCTGCCAGCTTTGGGTATCCAGCCGCGCGGCGAGATGATCGGGCAGCACCCGGGGCAGGTTTTCCAAAAGCCCGCCACCGGTAATGTGCGACAGCGCGTGGACGTCGACGTCGCTTGCATGAATCAGCGACAGCAGCGGCTTGACGTAGATGCGCGTGGGCGCCATCAGCGCCTCGCCGAGCGTGGCGTCGCCAAGGGGCATGTCCAGATCGGCACCGCTGACCTCGAGGATCTTGCGGATCAGCGAATAGCCGTTGGCGTGCGGGCCCGAGGAGGCCAGCCCCAGAATCGCATCGCCTGCGGCAACCCGGCTGCCGTCGAGGAGGGCGGATTTCTCCGCCACACCCACGCAGAACCCGGCCAGGTCGTAGTCGCTGCCGGCGTACATGCCGGGCATTTCTGCGGTTTCACCGCCGACCAGCGCGCAGCCTGCCTGGCGGCAGCCCTCGCCGATGCCCTTGACCACGTCGGCGGCGATATCCACGTCGAGCTTTCCCGTGGCATAGTAATCGAGGAACTGCAGCGGCTCGGCGCCGATCACCACCAGGTCGTTGACGCACATCGCCACCAGGTCAATGCCGATGGTGTCGTGTTTGCCAAGGGCCAGGGCAAGTTTTAGCTTGGTGCCCACGCCGTCGGTGCCGGACACCAGCACCGGCTCGCGGTAGCCGGCGGGAAGCTCGCACAGCGCGCCAAAGCCGCCGAGCCCGCCCATGACTTCCGGGCGCGTGGTACTTTGGGCAACGCCCTTGATGCGCTCGACCAGCGCGTTGCCGGCGTCGATATCCACGCCGGCGTCCTTGTAGCTCAGCGAAGCGTTGGCCGGTGGGGTAGAGGAAGTCTCGGTCATGGCAAGTCCTGTAAGGCAATTCCTGTGAGGCGGAGTAGTCAGTATCGCCGGCCCGGGTGGGGCGCGGCGAAAGTGTAACACCCGCCAGGGCGTATGGCATTGCGCATAACACAACACGTGCAGTCAGGAGAGTTCGCAAGTGCGATATTCATGGTGGTGGTTGTTAGTCGCCGTTGTGGCGGTGCTGCTGGTGTATTTGCTCAACGCCGTATTGATGCCGTTTATTGCCGGCTTGATTCTGGCCTACGTGGTCAACCCCCTGACCCACCGCTTCGAGCGGCTGGGCATGAACCGCACCCTTTCGGTGAGCAGCGTCTTTCTGGTCATGCTGGTGGTGCTGACGCTGAGCCTTTTCATTCTGATTCCCGCGGCGGTGCAGCAGGTCAAGCAGCTGGGCAACGCCGTGCCGGCCATGGTCGGCTGGCTCGAGGATGCCCTGGCGCCCCGGCTGAAAGAATGGATCGGCTACGATCTGCGCGCCGATCTTGCCGGTATCAAGCAGGTATTTGCCGAGAACTGGCGGGATGCCGGCGGTTATCTGGCCAGTGCGCTGGGTCAGCTGGGACGTTCGGGCATGGCGCTGGTATCATGGGTGACCTACACCGCGCTGGTACCGGTAGTGACGTTCTATCTGCTGCTGGACTGGCAGCGGCTGATCGACAACGCCAGCGGGCTGATCCCCCGGCCCTGGGTTGACGAAGTCACGCGCCTGGGTCGGCGCTGTAACGCCGTTCTCGCGGCGTTTTTGCGCGGCCAGCTGCTGGTCATGCTGTGCCTGGGCGCGATCTACGCGCTGGGGCTCAGTCTTTTGGGCCTGAACGTGGGGCTGGTGATCGGCTTTATTGCCGGGCTTGCCAGCATCGTGCCGTTTCTGGGCTTTATCGTGGGCATCAGCATTGCCCTGATCGTGGCGGTGTTTCAGATTGGCACCCTGTGGGCCATTGCCGGCGTGGTGGTCGTATTCACTATCGGTCAGATCGTCGAAAGCGTGGTGCTGCAGCCCAAGCTTCTGGGCGACAAGATCGGCCTGCACCCGGTGGCGGTCATTTTTGCCGTGCTCGCCGGGGGCAAGCTGTTCGGCTTTCTCGGCGTGCTGCTGGCGCTGCCCGCGGCGGCGGTGGTCATGGTGCTCTTGCGCGAGGGAATGGAACGTTATAAAAACAGTCCCTTATACGACGTTCGCCTTCAGCCGGCCGGCGACGACCGCGTGCCCGGCACGTCGCCGCAGACGAAAAGGGGCGAAGGGGAGGACTCATGAACCGACCGCCGGCACAGCTGCCGCTGGGAGTGGGGCTGCGCGACGATGCCACCTTTGGCAACTACTATCCGGGGCCGCGCAACGCCACTCTGGTCGAGCAGCTGATCCGCCAGCCCGCGCCCGACGGCGAGCCCTATCTCTACCTGTGGGGCGCGCCGGGCACCGGGCGCAGCCATCTGCTGCAGGCGGCGTGCCATCAGGCCTCGGATCAGGGAGGGCGGGCGCTGTACCTGCCGCTTGAGGATCTGGGCCACTTCCCGCCGCTGATGCTGGAAGATATCGAGCGGCTGGATCTGGTCGCCATCGACGACCTGGAGTGTGTGATCGGGCGCAAGCGCTGGGAGGAAGGGCTGTTTCACGCCTTCAACCGCCTGCGCGACGCCGGCAAGCGGCTGGTGATTGCCGCCGGCGCCGCGCCGCGCCAGCTGCCGGTGCTGCTGCCGGATCTGGCATCAAGGCTGACCTGGGGCATGACCTACCACGTCCAGCCGCTGGACGACGAGGGACGGCTGGCGGCGCTCAAGCTGCGCGCCGAGGTCCGCGGCATGGCGCTGTCCGACGACGTCGCGCGCTACATTCTGCACCGCGGGCCGCGAGCGCTCAGCGAGCTTTGCCGGGCGCTGGAAACCCTGGATCGGGCGTCGCTGTCGGCCAAGCGCAAACTCACCATTCCGTTCGTCAAACAGGCCCTTGGCTGGTAGCGTCGGCGCATCAGAGCGCTGCCCGCCAGGGGGTATCGAGAACCATTCCTGAGGAGAGTCGACATGTCTCGTCATTCTGCATCCACCCGTATCGAGCGCGACAGCATGGGCGAGCTCGAGGTGCCGCAAACGGCGCTCTACGGTGCCCAGACCCAGCGCGCGGTCAACAACTTCCCGGTCTCCGGCGAGGCCATGCCGCCGGCCTTCATCCATGCCATTGCCCGGGTCAAGCTGGCCGCCGCGCACGCCAACGAAGCCCTCGGGCTGCTGGACAAGGACCGCGCCAGGGCCATCCAGCAGGCGGCCGAGGCGGTGATCAACGGCGAGCACGACGACCAGTTCCCCATCGACGTCTACCAGACCGGCTCGGGCACGTCGAGCAACATGAACGTCAACGAAGTGCTGTCGCACCTGGCCAGCAGCGATGGCCTCGAGGTTGGACCCAACGACCACGTCAACATGGGCCAGTCGAGCAACGACGTGGTGCCCACGGCGATCCACGTCTCCGCGGCGATTGCCGTGGAGCGCTCGTTGCGCCCGGCGCTTTTGACGCTGCGCCAGAGCGTCGCCCGGCGCGCCGAGGAGCTTGAGGAGGTGGTCAAGACCGGGCGCACCCATCTGATGGACGCCATGCCGCTGACTCTGGGCCAGGAGCTGGGCGGCTGGGTCAACCAGCTCGACCAGGCCATCGAGCGTATCGACAGCGCCATGAACCGCGTGCAGCGCCTGGCCCAGGGCGGCACCGCCGTGGGGACCGGCATCAACGCCCCGGAAGGCTTTGCCGAGCGCGTGGCGATTCACTTAAGCGAGCAGACCGGGCTTTCGTTTCGTCCCAACGACAGCTTTTTTGCCAGCCTTTCGTCCCAGGACGCAGCGGTGGAGCTTTCCGGCCAGCTCAAGGGTCTGGCCTGCGTGATCATGAAGATCGGCAACGACCTGCGCTGGATGAACTCCGGGCCGCTGGCGGGGCTTGGCGAGATCGAGCTCGAGGCGATTCAGCCGGGCAGTTCGATCATGCCGGGCAAGGTCAACCCGGTGCTGCCGGAATCCGCCGTCCAGGCGGCCGCCCAGGTGATCGGCCTGGACTCGGCGATTACCGTGGCCGGCCAGAGCGGCAACTTCCAGCTCAACGTCATGCTGCCGCTGGTGGCCACCAACCTGCTGACCTCCATCACCTTGATGAGCAACACCGCCAGGCTGCTGGGCGAGCAGGTGATACCGTCGTTCAAGGTGCGCGAAGACAATCTGCGGGCGCCGCTTGAGCGCAACCCGATCCTGGTCACCGCGCTCAACAGCGTCATCGGCTACAACGCCGCGGCCCAGGTGGCGAAAAAGGCCTACCAGGCCGGGCGGCCGATCATCGACGTTGCCGAAGAGGAAACCGACATGGACCGGGAAACGCTCGAGCGTCTGCTCGATCCCAAAAAGCTCACCGAAGGCGGTATTCCCGAGTAGGCCTGCCTGCAGGAGCCGGGAACAGGTTGAAGAGAGGGTTCTACGCCATGGCCGAAAAAAAGCTCCATGCGTTTCCGGCATTTCCGCCATCCTTGGCGGTCAGATGGCGTAGATAGCTTCCAGAGACGGATTTATAGCGCCCTCTCGGAGGCCTTTTCCCGGCTCAGCTTGGGCGATAGGGCCCGGTGTACCCGCCTACTAGCGCCCTGGGCCTGTAGAAAAAATGCTTGCATTTCATCGGTGAAGTCGTAGAATACGCATCCGTTGCCAGACGTGTACGGCATACGGCAGGACCATAGCTCAGTTGGTTAGAGCGCCACGTTGACATCGTGGAGGTCGGCGGTTCAAATCCGCCTGGTCCTACCAAACACCCATCAGCCAGGCACGGCAGCCGGCGAAAACGCCAGCCCCCGTTTGCAGGACCATAGCTCAGTTGGTTAGAGCGCCACGTTGACATCGTGGAGGTCGGCGGTTCAAATCCGCCTGGTCCTACCAGTTTTGTACGCTAAAGCGCCCCGTCAGCTCGCAGGCCGACGGGGCGTTTTTGTGTGCGTGGCGTTCAGGAAAACGGGCTGGGCAACAGGCAGGCCCGGCCCGGAAAGGGGAGGCTTAGCCTGCAAAGTCCGGCAGGTCGCTGGCGGCGATAAAGGTCTCGACCAGCGCCTCGATGCCCGCCTGGTCGTCGGCGCTGAAGCGGCCTTCCACCGGGCTGTCGAGATCCAGCACGCCCCAGAGGCGCTCGCCGCTGACGATGGGTACCACCAGCTCCGAGCGCGAGTCGGCGTCGCAGGCGATGTGGCTCGCCAGGGCGTTGACGTCGTCGATCCGCTGGGTTTGCCGCGCGCGCGCGGCCGCACCGCAGACGCCCTGGCTGAAGGGGATCGGATGGCAGGCGGGCTTGCCCTGAAACGGCCCCAGGCTCAGCACTTTGCTTTCCCGCTGAAGATAAAGCCCCGCCCAGTTGAGCGTGGGGACCTGGTGGAAGACAAACGCGCACAGCTGGGCACCGTTGGTCAGCCAGTCCCGGGTATCCAGCAGGGCGGCGAGCTGGCGGTTGAGCAAGGCATAGTCCGCAGGCGCAGGGACCGGCGCCGGTTCGAGGGAGTCAGAAGCGTCCAGTGTCATCAGGGTTGGCCTTGTGAAACACCCGAGGCCGGCCAGGGGCCGGCCTGGGTAAAGTGGGAGGGCGCAATGGTCAAGCGGGCCCGCCGGGGATTACTCGGTCCAGCCGGGAACGGCGGCGCCCTTGAACAGCTCGTCGGCCTTTTCCATGACCGCCTCGCTCTGATAGGCGTCGACCAGCTGGCGAATGTCTTCGCGGTCTTCATCGCCGCTGCGCACCACGATCAGGTTGACGTAGGGCGACTCCGGGCCTTCCTTGATCAGCGCGTCGTCCAGGCTCAGGCCGGCGGGCTGGGCAAAGGTGTTGTTGATGAAGGCCATGTCCACGTCGGGCAGCACCCGGGGCAGCTGGGCGGCTTCGATCTCGCGGAAGTTGAAGTCGTGGGGATTGTCGGCGATGTCGATCGGCGTGGCTTCCAGGTTGGTCGGGTCGTTCAGCTCGATCAGGCCCTTGTTGTGCATCAGGATCAGCGACCGGCCTTCGTTGGACGGGTCGTTGGGCAGCGCAATGCGGGCGCCGTCGGGCAGCGCTTCGATGCTGTCGTACTTTTCCGAATACGCGCCGATGGGGTAGACGAAGGTATAGCCGGCCACGGCGAAGTCGTAGCCGCGGTCATTGACCATGGACTGCATGTAGGGCTCGTGCTGGAAGGCGTTGGCGTCCAGGCTGCCGTCGGCAAGCGCGGCGTTGGGAGTGACGTAGTCGGTGAACTCGACGATCTCGACGTCAAGATCGTGCCTTTCCTCGGCGATGTCCACGGCGACCTGCATGACGTCGGTTTCCGGGCCGGCCACGGTGCCGACTTTCAGGGGGGCGGCGTGGGCCGCGCCAATGCCCAGCGCCAAAGCGGCAAGGCTGCCAATCACGAGTTTTTGCATGTTCAGGCTCCGGTCGGTTTGAAAAGCGTTTAACGGCTGAAAAGCGATACAAGGGCTTAATACTGCGGCGATAAGAAATATAAGTCTAATGCTTTATGGTTATGCTTCGCTTCACTTGCGGTCGCTTTTGCGCACCAGGTAGTCGCCCAGGCTCTGAAAGCCCTGCACCATGACCACCAAAATCACCACGGTGATCAGCATGATGGTGGGGTTGAAGCGGTTATAGCCGTAGCGGATCCCCAGATCGCCGAGCCCGCCGCCGCCCACGGCGCCGGCCATGGCCGAATAGCTCACCAGCGTGACCAGCGTAATGGTGAGCCCGGTGATGATGCCGCCCCGGGCTTCGGGGATCAGCACCTTGCGCACGATCTGCCAGGGGGTGGCGCCCATGGCCTGGGCGGACTCGATCAGCCCGGGCGAAATCTCGTTCAGCGCGCCCTCTACCAGCCGCGCGACGAACGGTATCGCGGCGATGGTCAGCGGCACCGAGGCGGCGTTGATGCCGATGGAGGTGCCCACCAGCATGCGCGTAAACGGGATGATGGCGACCATCAGAATGATGAACGGGATCGAGCGGCCGATGTTGGTGACAATGCTCAGCGCCTGGTGGGTGATCGGCATGGCGAGAATCTGCCGCGGCCGGGTGACGTAGAGCAGCACGCCCAGCGGCACCCCGAGGAGGGTGGCGATCAGCCCGGAGACGCCGACCATGTAAAGGGTGTCAAGGGTGGCCTGCCAAATCAGATTAATCATCGCGCCGGACATGCCCGAGCACCTCCACTTTCAGTTCGTGAGATTCCAGATAGCGCATGGCCTGGCCGGTTTGCTCCGCGGTACCCATCAGCTCGGCGATCATCAGCCCCAGGGTGCGCTGCTGGATGGATTCGACCTTGGCCTGCAGGATGCTGACGTCCACGCCGCAATCCCGGGCCAGCCGCGAGATCAGCGGAGTGGAAACGGCATTGCCGGAAAACGTCAGGCGCACCACGGGGTGGGTATGCGCATCGGGGGTGTCCTGCAGCCGGCTGTTCAGCCCTCGGGGCGGCTCGAGCTGCAAAAAGTCGTTGAGAAACGTTCGACCCAGCTGGGTTGCCGGCGCGGTGAAGAAGTCGCCGACCTCGGCGTCTTCCACCAGCCGCCCGTCGGAGATCAGCCCGACGCGGTGGCAGATCGACTTGACCACCTCCATTTCGTGGGTGATCAACAGGATGGTAATCCCCAGGTCGCGGTTGATCTCGCGCAGGAGTTCCAGAATCGAGCCGGTGGTTTGCGGATCCAGCGCCGAGGTGGCCTCGTCGCAGAGCAGCACCGCCGGCTCGCTGGCCAGCGCCCGGGCAATGGCCACGCGCTGTTTCTGACCGCCGGACAGCTGGGCGGGAAACTGGTGGGCCTTGTCGGCGAGGCCCACCAGTTTGAGCAGGGGAGTTACCCGATGCCTGATGCTGGCGCGCCGGTGGCCCATGAGCTCCAGCGGCAGGGCGACGTTGGCAAACACGGTGCGCGTGGTCAGCAGGTTGAAATGCTGAAAGATCATGCCGATGCGATGGCGGGCGCGGTTAAGGGCCTGGCCGGAAAGGCGCGTCATTTCCTGGCCGTTGACCGTCACGCGGCCGTCGGTCGGGCGTTCGAGCAGGTTGACGCAGCGGATCAGCGTGGACTTTCCCGCCCCGGAAAGGCCGATGACGCCGTGAATGCGACCTTTGGGGATGTGCAGGTTCACCTTGCGCAGGGCGTGTACGGCCCCGTCGCCGCTGCCGTAGGTCTTACTGACGTTTTCAAGTTCTATCATGACGTCTGCTTTAGCGGGACCGACGCGCAGAGGACCGCGCCCCGGCCAAATCGGATGAAGCCGAAGGGACGGCGGCGCGGGCAAGCGCAGGGCAGGGAACGAAAAAGGCCACCCTGTCGGGTGGCCATTGACGCGGGGCACACCCTTTTAGCTGCACTTCACCGGCTGAAAGGCCGGTGGACGCCCGCAATCCGGGAACAAATCGGCGTCTGGAAATAATGGGGTATAGCGGCGGCTATTTTAGGGAGCGGCTCTCGAGGATGTCAAACCTGCCCGGCTCCTTGTCTACGCCTTTTGTCGCGAATCGAGCGGTAAAATTGACAAGCTTCGCCGTCATTGATAGCTCTCGGAGGTGCTTGAGTCTTTCTCACGAAAGCGATTCGACCCTGCGTTGCAAGGCGCGGGGCCCATGAGTACGACCTGTTCATATTGGCTTGATCGATCAGCCACCGGCTATGGGCGCAGCGAATCTGACAAGAACACCGGGGGTGGCTGGTTTTTCAAGCGGGCAGCACGCTTAAGCGCTAAGGAGAAGCAGTTAAATGAACAAGAAAAGCTCGGTTTCAGAGAACGTGGTGCTGGACGAGAAAACCCTGGCCGGGTTTCCCCAGCAGCCTCATGGCGGCAAGCTGGTTGACCGGGTAGCCAAGGGAGAGGAGCGCGAAAAAGAGCTGGAGAGGGCCAAAACCCTGCCCCAAATCATGGTCGACACCGAGGCCGCGATTACGCTGGAAATGATTGCGACCGGCGTCATGTCGCCCAACGAGGGCCTGATGGTCGAAGAGGACTATTTGTCCACCCTGGAGACGGGGCGTTTGAAAAACGGCCTGGTCTGGCCGATTCCCCTGAGCTTTGCGCCGACCGGCAAGCACAACACTGAGGTGGTGAACTCGCTTTCCAAGGGCGATGACGTCGTGCTGATCGACGTCAATCAGGAGCCGGTGGCAATTCTCAACGCGGAAGACATTTTTTCCTACGACAGGGACTACCGGGCGCAGCACGTTTTTGGCACCACCGATCGGAAACACCCCGGAGTGGACGCCATCTATCGGCGCATGGGCGACACGGCGCTCGGCGGCAAAATCACCCTGCTGAACCGGCCGGACTGGGGGCCGTTTGAGCCGCTCAGAATGGAGCCCAAGGACGCCTGGCAGCTGTTCTACGTGGAAAAGGAGTTCAAGACAGTGGCCGGCTTCGTGACCGGGGCCAACCCCATGCACCGCGGCCACGAATACATGCACAAAAATCTGCTGGAAGAGGTGGACGGCCTGCTGGTCTGCCCGCTGGTGGAGATGGCCAAGCGCGAATTCACGCGCCACGAATACCGGATGCTGGCGTACCGCGGGGTGCTCGAGCAGTACTACCCCAAGGACAGGACTATCCTCTGCCCGCTGCGCGTGACCTACGTCTTTGCCGGACCTCAGGAGGCGATACTGCACGCGCTGATCCTGAAAAACTTTGGCTGCACGCACAAAATCGTCGGCCGCGACTACGCCGGCGTTGGCGACTATTACGACAAGTACGCCAGCCAGAGCATTTTTGACCAGTATGCGCCCGAAGAGATCGGCATCGATATTCGCACCTTCCACGAGGCCTTTTTCTGCGTGCGCTGCAACACCGTCGCCACGGATCAGTCGTGCCCCCACGATGAAAGCGTCAGGGTGGGCATTTCCGGCACCAGCGTTCGGGAAATACTGCGCCACGGAATTCTGCCGCCCAAGGAAATCGTGCGCCCGGAATCGTCCCACGTGGCCATTCAGGGCGTGCAGCCCAAGGGGCGCGACGCCGACGGCAATACCGTTTTGCCCGTGGGCAAGCTCATCAAGAGCATGTTCCCGTTCTATCTGACCCACCGAGGCATTGGCGGACCCAG
This DNA window, taken from Halomonas piscis, encodes the following:
- the purN gene encoding phosphoribosylglycinamide formyltransferase; this translates as MSEFEDGSGTLNDFTAEAVTPPRIVVLISGNGGNLQALIDAQSHDRLGGGEIAAVVSNVADAYGLKRAREAGIDAVALPHREYDSREAYDGALIKVIERHEPDLVVLAGFMRILTPRFVQRFIGRMLNIHPSLLPAYQGLDTHARAVADGVAEHGCSVHFVTEELDGGPVALQAALNVSPEDSPATLKDKVHAREHLILPIAVSWFVEGRLRFDGTHATMDGVALPERGMRMSHEDAAEELDETDDSAQSTRP
- the purM gene encoding phosphoribosylformylglycinamidine cyclo-ligase, which codes for MTETSSTPPANASLSYKDAGVDIDAGNALVERIKGVAQSTTRPEVMGGLGGFGALCELPAGYREPVLVSGTDGVGTKLKLALALGKHDTIGIDLVAMCVNDLVVIGAEPLQFLDYYATGKLDVDIAADVVKGIGEGCRQAGCALVGGETAEMPGMYAGSDYDLAGFCVGVAEKSALLDGSRVAAGDAILGLASSGPHANGYSLIRKILEVSGADLDMPLGDATLGEALMAPTRIYVKPLLSLIHASDVDVHALSHITGGGLLENLPRVLPDHLAARLDTQSWQRPAVFDWLQRQGNVDDDEMHRVLNCGIGMALVVPNEHAEQARAHLEAHGETVYRIGSVTAREEGADGVILDRLSEGDTSA
- the apbC gene encoding iron-sulfur cluster carrier protein ApbC, with the translated sequence MEGVKHMIAVASGKGGVGKSTVTANLALALSAEGYRVGVLDADIYGPSQAQMLGVKEGERPQTEGDQAFYPLKAHGLQAMSIAFLIDHKEPMVWRGPMVVGAFQQLLNQTLWDNLDFLLIDMPPGTGDIQLTLSQKVPVSGAVIVTTPQDIALLDARKGIEMFRKVNVPVLGVVENMSLYHCENCGHEAPIFGEGGGERIAEEYDTQMLGRLPLSLSIREFADSGRPSVIAEPDSSVSQTFARIARQVADSMDQAPGEGPSISFSE
- a CDS encoding GAF domain-containing protein; translated protein: MTLDASDSLEPAPVPAPADYALLNRQLAALLDTRDWLTNGAQLCAFVFHQVPTLNWAGLYLQRESKVLSLGPFQGKPACHPIPFSQGVCGAAARARQTQRIDDVNALASHIACDADSRSELVVPIVSGERLWGVLDLDSPVEGRFSADDQAGIEALVETFIAASDLPDFAG
- a CDS encoding class II fumarate hydratase produces the protein MSRHSASTRIERDSMGELEVPQTALYGAQTQRAVNNFPVSGEAMPPAFIHAIARVKLAAAHANEALGLLDKDRARAIQQAAEAVINGEHDDQFPIDVYQTGSGTSSNMNVNEVLSHLASSDGLEVGPNDHVNMGQSSNDVVPTAIHVSAAIAVERSLRPALLTLRQSVARRAEELEEVVKTGRTHLMDAMPLTLGQELGGWVNQLDQAIERIDSAMNRVQRLAQGGTAVGTGINAPEGFAERVAIHLSEQTGLSFRPNDSFFASLSSQDAAVELSGQLKGLACVIMKIGNDLRWMNSGPLAGLGEIELEAIQPGSSIMPGKVNPVLPESAVQAAAQVIGLDSAITVAGQSGNFQLNVMLPLVATNLLTSITLMSNTARLLGEQVIPSFKVREDNLRAPLERNPILVTALNSVIGYNAAAQVAKKAYQAGRPIIDVAEEETDMDRETLERLLDPKKLTEGGIPE
- the hda gene encoding DnaA regulatory inactivator Hda, with the protein product MNRPPAQLPLGVGLRDDATFGNYYPGPRNATLVEQLIRQPAPDGEPYLYLWGAPGTGRSHLLQAACHQASDQGGRALYLPLEDLGHFPPLMLEDIERLDLVAIDDLECVIGRKRWEEGLFHAFNRLRDAGKRLVIAAGAAPRQLPVLLPDLASRLTWGMTYHVQPLDDEGRLAALKLRAEVRGMALSDDVARYILHRGPRALSELCRALETLDRASLSAKRKLTIPFVKQALGW
- a CDS encoding AI-2E family transporter is translated as MRYSWWWLLVAVVAVLLVYLLNAVLMPFIAGLILAYVVNPLTHRFERLGMNRTLSVSSVFLVMLVVLTLSLFILIPAAVQQVKQLGNAVPAMVGWLEDALAPRLKEWIGYDLRADLAGIKQVFAENWRDAGGYLASALGQLGRSGMALVSWVTYTALVPVVTFYLLLDWQRLIDNASGLIPRPWVDEVTRLGRRCNAVLAAFLRGQLLVMLCLGAIYALGLSLLGLNVGLVIGFIAGLASIVPFLGFIVGISIALIVAVFQIGTLWAIAGVVVVFTIGQIVESVVLQPKLLGDKIGLHPVAVIFAVLAGGKLFGFLGVLLALPAAAVVMVLLREGMERYKNSPLYDVRLQPAGDDRVPGTSPQTKRGEGEDS
- a CDS encoding methionine ABC transporter permease codes for the protein MSGAMINLIWQATLDTLYMVGVSGLIATLLGVPLGVLLYVTRPRQILAMPITHQALSIVTNIGRSIPFIILMVAIIPFTRMLVGTSIGINAASVPLTIAAIPFVARLVEGALNEISPGLIESAQAMGATPWQIVRKVLIPEARGGIITGLTITLVTLVSYSAMAGAVGGGGLGDLGIRYGYNRFNPTIMLITVVILVVMVQGFQSLGDYLVRKSDRK
- a CDS encoding MetQ/NlpA family ABC transporter substrate-binding protein is translated as MQKLVIGSLAALALGIGAAHAAPLKVGTVAGPETDVMQVAVDIAEERHDLDVEIVEFTDYVTPNAALADGSLDANAFQHEPYMQSMVNDRGYDFAVAGYTFVYPIGAYSEKYDSIEALPDGARIALPNDPSNEGRSLILMHNKGLIELNDPTNLEATPIDIADNPHDFNFREIEAAQLPRVLPDVDMAFINNTFAQPAGLSLDDALIKEGPESPYVNLIVVRSGDEDREDIRQLVDAYQSEAVMEKADELFKGAAVPGWTE
- the dcd gene encoding dCTP deaminase encodes the protein MSIKSDRWIRRMAQREGMIEPFEADQVRYAGDRRVISYGTSSYGYDVRCADEFKVFTNIHSAVVDPKGFDEKSFVDVKGDVCVIPPNSFALASTVEYFRIPRSVLTICLGKSTYARCGIIVNVTPLEPEWEGHVTLEFSNTTNLPAKIYANEGVAQMLFLESDEICETSYKDRDGKYMGQRGVTLPRT